One Pomacea canaliculata isolate SZHN2017 linkage group LG9, ASM307304v1, whole genome shotgun sequence DNA segment encodes these proteins:
- the LOC112572114 gene encoding toll-like receptor 2 type-2, translated as MRLSSLYRYRWHIRLVLYETFRDRSGDRRRRLQDQVYNYDVFVSDSAEDLRWVQTKLMQEVEQRLGLRLCVHQRDFLAGKNIVDNIVDTVNDSKKILMVFSTNFARSHWCQFELAFCLRHVMENEDNLIIMCLEDILSRDMRNVMMAILKTNTYIRWQDHPHVEASFWGCLGFTLQEVILAY; from the coding sequence ATGAGGTTATCCTCGCTGTACCGCTACCGCTGGCACATTCGTCTCGTTCTGTACGAGACATTTCGAGACAGGTCTGGTGATAGAAGGAGACGTCTGCAGGATCAGGTGTACAACTATGACGTCTTTGTGTCGGACTCCGCAGAGGACTTGCGGTGGGTGCAGACGAAACTGATGCAGGAAGTGGAGCAGCGACTGGGATTGCGGCTGTGTGTGCATCAACGTGACTTCCTTGCGGGCAAGAACATCGTCGACAACATCGTAGATACCGTCAACGACAGCAAGAAGATTCTGATGGTGTTCTCCACTAACTTTGCTCGCAGTCACTGGTGTCAGTTCGAGCTGGCGTTCTGTCTCCGTCACGTTATGGAAAATGAAGATAACCTGATTATCATGTGTTTGGAGGACATTTTGTCACGTGATATGAGGAATGTCATGATGGCGATACTGAAAACCAACACATATATTCGGTGGCAGGACCATCCACACGTTGAAGCCTCTTTCTGGGGATGTCTTGGGTTTACTTTGCAGGAAGTCATACTTGCATATTAG
- the LOC112572738 gene encoding toll-like receptor 13 has protein sequence MISLPLYFVKSCNMLSSLIPTLVVILHCGALHVKQDLDLEQTLFTLSRNVSVPTFDDSVFCFEDKCKCIDEEADCSQNYGALTFVPKLPEYIRFLNFTYNNLTTIDNADFFYNVTYIKSLDLGDNGLRYIHPQAFRPLITTLQQLFLDNNVHLDYQALQSVLFVKTLQRLDVIHASLGPLPTDLFYRFPLPRLQYMYWHNNHLRSLNFTVLKPLVSLESIGLSVNSISTIQSDFMCRLEKLVIVNNAIDEFPVTCSPNGTSYFPRLTNLFLKDNLIHTLTTPICLPKLTMLQLSGNRFDSLYTDMFNSQTFPSLVELYLKSMAERIHEIQKNAFNNTSLERISLLYNGIKFRDESVHADSFIGCPKIRNLALNDNDFSDVDDKRFLQLFGHLTKLVGLFMGNSFVQQVTLNTFSKFRNLQRLHLYGNELHTLPNGVFDKNNLEELILRANRLSEISPSTFDNNTIARLKSLDLSDNLFSCSCELRWFRDWMVTQPSVFAKSQGKYVCSDRQNVTVMSFYLPDQACLMTTDVYKFIIASVGVISFVLTLLSSLYRYRWHIRLVLYETFRDRSGERRRRLQDQVYNYDVFVSYAAEDLRWVQTRLMPEVEQRLGLRLCVHQRDFLAGKNIVDNIVDSINDSKKILMVFSTNFARSHWCQFELAFCLRHVMENEDNLIIVCLEDILSRDLTSVMMAVLKTNTYIQWQNQPDAAASFWGRLEIALQEILPRPA, from the coding sequence ATGATATCTCTGCCATTGTACTTTGTAAAGTCTTGCAACATGTTGTCCTCACTGATTCCAACCTTGGTGGTCATCCTACACTGTGGTGCATTACATGTGAAGCAGGACCTGGACTTGGAGCAAACACTCTTCACGCTCTCCAGAAATGTCTCTGTTCCCACGTTCGACGATTCCGTCTTCTGTTTTGAGGACAAGTGCAAGTGTATCGACGAAGAAGCCGACTGTTCACAGAATTACGGAGCGCTGACATTTGTTCCTAAACTCCCGGAATATATACGATTCTTAAATTTTACCTACAACAACCTTACAACCATTGACAATGCAGACTTCTTCTATAATGTTACCTACATTAAGTCCCTTGACCTCGGGGATAACGGACTGCGCTACATCCACCCGCAAGCGTTTCGTCCTCTGATTACGACATTACAACAGTTATTTCTAGACAACAATGTCCACCTTGACTACCAGGCTCTAcagtctgttttgtttgtcaagACCCTACAGAGGTTGGACGTTATTCACGCATCATTGGGACCTCTACCCACCGATCTCTTCTACAGATTCCCGTTACCACGACTTCAGTATATGTACTGGCATAATAATCATCTAAGATCATtgaattttacagttttgaagCCGTTGGTGAGTCTGGAAAGCATCGGTCTTTCTGTCAATTCTATTTCGACCATACAATCCGATTTCATGTGTAGGCTTGAAAAGCTAGTTATTGTTAATAACGCTATAGACGAGTTTCCAGTAACATGTAGTCCTAATGGGACTTCCTATTTCCCGAGGTTGACGAACCTGTTTCTCAAAGACAACCTTATCCACACTCTCACGACACCGATCTGCTTACCCAAACTGACAATGCTGCAGCTCAGTGGAAATCGCTTTGACTCTTTGTACACTGATATGTTCAATAGCCAAACGTTTCCCAGTTTGGTAGAACTCTATTTGAAGTCGATGGCAGAACGTATACacgaaatacagaaaaatgctTTCAATAATACTTCACTCGAAAGAATATCATTGCTGTACAATGGTATAAAATTCAGAGACGAAAGTGTTCATGCTGACAGTTTCATTGGTTGTCCCAAAATCAGAAATCTTGCACTGAATGATAATGACTTTAGCGATGTGGACGACAAACGATTCCTGCAGCTGTTTGGACACTTGACGAAGCTGGTTGGCTTGTTCATGGGTAATTCTTTTGTGCAACAAGTGACGCTCAACACGTTCTCTAAGTTTAGAAATTTACAGAGACTACACCTGTACGGAAACGAATTACACACACTTCCGAATGGCGTGTTTGATAAAAACAATCTGGAGGAGTTAATTTTGCGTGCCAACCGTTTGAGTGAAATATCACCATCGACTTTCGACAACAACACCATTGCAAGACTAAAATCTCTCGACCTTAGCGACAATCTGTTCTCTTGCTCTTGTGAACTAAGGTGGTTCCGTGACTGGATGGTAACGCAGCCTTCGGTATTTGCTAAGTCACAAGGCAAATACGTGTGCTCTGATAGACAGAACGTGACAGTCATGTCATTCTACTTACCTGATCAGGCGTGTCTGATGACTACTGATGTCTACAAATTCATTATAGCCAGCGTGGGAGTAATCAGCTTTGTTCTCACGTTGTTATCCTCGCTGTATCGCTACCGCTGGCACATTCGTCTCGTTCTGTACGAGACATTTCGAGACAGGTCTGGCGAGAGAAGGAGACGTCTGCAGGATCAGGTGTACAACTATGACGTCTTTGTGTCGTACGCCGCGGAAGACTTGCGGTGGGTGCAGACGAGACTGATGCCGGAAGTGGAGCAGCGACTGGGATTGCGGCTGTGTGTGCATCAACGTGACTTCCTTGCGGGCAAGAACATCGTCGACAACATCGTGGACAGCATCAACGACAGCAAGAAGATTCTGATGGTGTTCTCCACTAACTTTGCTCGCAGTCACTGGTGTCAGTTCGAGCTGGCGTTCTGTCTCCGTCACGTTATGGAAAATGAAGATAACCTGATCATCGTGTGTTTGGAGGAcattttgtcacgtgatctgacgAGCGTGATGATGGCGGTACTGAAGACTAACACGTACATTCAGTGGCAAAACCAGCCAGATGCTGCAGCCTCGTTCTGGGGACGTCTTGAGATTGCCCTGCAGGAAATTCTTCCTAGACCTGCTTAG
- the LOC112572627 gene encoding toll-like receptor 13, which produces MLYSVILALVVILHCGALRDEDPDFQHTHLKLNSVPTTTGDSVFCFEHKCKCSNDEADCSQNYGALKFVPKLPNYVRFLNFTYNNLTTIDKADFFYNLTDIFFLDLGDNGLRYIHPQAFRPLKQLRDLFLHYNDHLDYQALQSVLFVQTLERLDVSHASLGPLPTDLFYRFPLPRLKYMYWHENNLGFLNFTALKPLVSLESIGLSSNSISTIQSDFMNRLENLIIPDNAIEEFPETCSPNGTSYFPRLTNLFLKNNLIYALRTPICLPKLTMLQLSGNRFDSLYTDMFNSLKFPSLVELYLKSMAQHIHQIQKNAFNNTSLQRISLMYNGIKFRDESVHADSFIGCPRIRNLALNDNDFSDVDDERFLQVFGHMTKLVGLFMGNSFVQQVTLNTFSKFRNLQRLHLYGNQIHTLPDGVFDKNNLEELILHANRLSQITRSTFDNNTIARLKSLDLSDNLFSCNCELRWFRDWMVTQPSVFAKSQGKYVCSDRQNVTVMSFYLPDQACLMTTDVYKFIIASVGVISFVLTLLSSLYRYRWHIRLVLYETFRDRSGERRRRLQDHVYNYDVFVSYAEEDLRWVQTRLMPEVEQRLGLRLCVHQRDFIPGKNIVDNIVDSVNDSKKILMVFSTNFARSHWCQFELAFCLRHVMENEDNLIIVCLEDILSRDLTSVMMAVLKTNTYIQWRDHPDAAASFWGRLEIALQELLPQPV; this is translated from the coding sequence ATGTTGTATTCAGTGATTCTAGCCTTGGTGGTAATCCTACATTGTGGTGCTTTACGTGATGAGGACCCAGACTTTCAACACACTCACCTCAAACTCAACTCTGTTCCCACGACGACTGGGGattctgtcttctgttttgAGCACAAGTGCAAGTGTAGTAATGATGAAGCCGACTGTTCACAGAATTATGGAGCGCTCAAGTTTGTTCCCAAACTTCCGAATTACGTacgatttttaaattttacgtACAACAACCTTACAACCATTGACAAGGCAGACTTCTTCTATAATCTTaccgacattttttttcttgacctcGGGGATAACGGACTGCGCTACATCCACCCGCAAGCGTTTCGTCCTCTGAAGCAACTGCGAGATTTGTTTCTACACTACAATGACCACCTTGACTACCAGGCTCTAcagtctgttttgtttgtccaGACCCTAGAGCGGCTTGATGTTTCGCACGCATCACTGGGACCTCTACCGACCGATCTCTTCTACAGATTCCCCTTACCTCGACTAAAGTATATGTACTGGCATGAGAATAATCTGGGATTCTTGAATTTTACAGCTTTGAAGCCGTTGGTGAGTCTCGAAAGCATCGGTCTTTCTTCCAATTCTATTTCGACCATACAATCCGATTTCATGAATAGGCTTGAAAATCTAATTATTCCTGATAACGCCATTGAGGAGTTTCCTGAAACATGTAGTCCAAATGGGACTTCCTATTTCCCGAGGTTGACGAACCTGTTTCTCAAAAACAACCTTATCTACGCTCTCAGGACACCGATCTGCTTACCCAAACTGACAATGCTGCAGCTCAGTGGAAATCGCTTTGACTCTTTGTACACTGATATGTTCAATAGCCTAAAGTTTCCTAGTTTGGTAGAACTCTATTTGAAGTCGATGGCACAACATATacatcaaatacagaaaaatgctTTCAATAATACTTCACTACAAAGAATATCTTTGATGTACAATGGTATAAAATTCAGAGACGAAAGTGTTCATGCTGACAGTTTCATTGGTTGTCCCAGAATAAGGAATCTTGCACTGAATGATAATGACTTTAGCGATGTGGACGACGAACGATTCCTGCAGGTGTTTGGACACATGACGAAGCTGGTTGGCTTGTTCATGGGTAATTCTTTTGTGCAACAAGTGACGCTCAACACGTTCTCTAAGTTTAGAAATTTACAGAGACTACACCTGTACGGAAACCAAATACACACACTTCCGGATGGCGTGTTTGACAAAAACAATCTGGAGGAGTTAATTTTGCATGCCAACCGTTTGAGTCAAATAACACGATCGACTTTCGACAACAACACCATTGCAAGACTAAAATCTCTCGACCTTAGCGACAATCTGTTCTCTTGCAATTGTGAACTAAGGTGGTTCCGTGACTGGATGGTGACGCAGCCTTCGGTATTTGCTAAGTCACAAGGCAAATACGTGTGCTCTGATAGACAGAACGTGACAGTCATGTCATTCTACTTACCTGATCAGGCGTGTCTGATGACTACTGATGTCTACAAATTCATTATAGCCAGCGTGGGAGTAATCAGCTTTGTTCTCACGTTGTTATCCTCGCTGTACCGTTACCGCTGGCACATTCGTCTCGTTCTGTACGAGACATTTCGAGACAGGTCTGGCGAGAGAAGGAGACGTCTGCAGGATCACGTGTACAACTATGACGTCTTTGTGTCGTACGCCGAGGAAGACTTGCGGTGGGTGCAGACGAGACTGATGCCGGAAGTGGAGCAGCGACTGGGATTGCGGCTGTGTGTGCATCAACGTGACTTTATTCCAGGCAAGAACATCGTCGACAACATCGTGGACAGCGTCAACGACAGCAAGAAGATTCTGATGGTGTTCTCCACTAACTTTGCTCGCAGTCACTGGTGTCAGTTCGAGCTGGCGTTTTGTCTCCGTCACGTTATGGAAAATGAAGATAACCTGATCATCGTGTGTTTGGAGGAcattttgtcacgtgatctgacgAGCGTGATGATGGCGGTACTGAAGACTAACACGTACATTCAGTGGCGAGACCATCCAGATGCTGCAGCCTCGTTCTGGGGACGTCTTGAGATTGCCCTACAGGAACTTCTTCCTCAACCTGTTTAG